From the genome of Leptodactylus fuscus isolate aLepFus1 chromosome 1, aLepFus1.hap2, whole genome shotgun sequence, one region includes:
- the LOC142211586 gene encoding uncharacterized protein LOC142211586: MDYKAEDHGIQQDAYEEHVITPDIPSAVQKKDLSSNSSQSVKQNESCRRGVIYQRTDTGEKIYSCPECGKCFLQKTNFIKHQRIHTGEKRYSCPDCGKCFLQKANFVRHQRIHTGEKPYSCPECGKCFIQKSHLVEHQKIHTGEKPYSCPDCGKCFISKSYLVKHQKIHTGEKPYPCPECEKCFIQKSHLVQHQRTHTGKKPFSCPECGKCFAEKSILVEHYRIHTGEKPYSCLECWKCFAEKSHLAEHYKIHTGVKPYSCPECGKCFSQKSTLVEHQKFHPRGKSHSCPECGKSFTYKSELVRHERTHTGEKPYSCPECGKCFAQKSHLVEHLRIHTGEKLM; encoded by the exons ATGG attataaagcagaggatcatggtatccaACAAGAtgcatatgaagaacatgtcattaccccagatataccctcagccgttcagaagaaagatctttcttctaattcatcacagtctgttaagcaaaatgAAAGTTGCAGAAGAGGTGTTATATATCAGAGAACTGACACAGGGGAGAAGAtctattcatgcccagaatgtgggaaatgttttcttcagaaaacaaattttattaaacatcagagaattcacacaggggagaagcgatattcatgtccagactgtgggaaatgttttcttCAGAAAGCAAAttttgttagacatcagagaattcacacaggggagaagccatattcatgcccagaatgtgggaaatgttttattcagaaatcgcatcttgttgaacatcaaaagattcacacaggggagaagccatattcatgcccagattgtgggaaatgtttcatatctaaatcatatcttgttaaacatcagaagattcacacaggggagaagccatatccatgtccagaatgtgagaaatgttttattcagaaatcacatcttgttcaacatcaaagaactcacacagggaagaagccattttcatgcccagaatgtgggaaatgttttgctgagAAATCAATTCTTGTTGAACATtatagaattcacacaggggagaagccatattcatgcttagAATGTTGGAAATGTTTTGCTGAGAAATCACATCTTGCTGAACATtataaaattcacacaggagtgaagccatattcatgcccagaatgtgggaaatgtttttctcagAAATCAACTCTTGTAGAACATCAAAAGTTTCACCCACGGGGGAAGTcacattcatgcccagaatgtgggaaatcttttacctataaatcagaacttgttagacatgaaagaactcacacaggggagaagccatattcatgcccagagtgcgggaaatgttttgctcagaaatcacatcttgttgaacatctaagaattcacacaggagagaagctgatgtAA